The following proteins are co-located in the Hydrogenobacter hydrogenophilus genome:
- a CDS encoding endonuclease V — MDLEELKRIQQECAKKVVQKDDFQEIRTVGGIDLTFQDIRNNPTKAWASLVVIDINTLKPIYEDVVEGIVDFPYIPTFLAFRELPLMLSLHQRAKKKPDVYFIDGQGVAHPRGCGIASHFGVITQSVSVGVAKTKLFGYYKEPSTKRGSWSYLTYRGNILGAVLRTRDDTEPIYVSVGHRISLKTAIELVLKTSIYRIPEPTRLAHNLLQKVRKKLS; from the coding sequence ATGGACCTTGAAGAACTAAAGAGGATTCAGCAAGAGTGTGCAAAAAAGGTAGTGCAGAAAGATGACTTTCAGGAAATTCGCACGGTAGGAGGCATAGACCTCACTTTTCAAGATATAAGGAATAACCCTACAAAGGCTTGGGCAAGCTTGGTAGTGATAGACATAAACACACTAAAACCCATTTATGAAGATGTGGTTGAGGGTATAGTGGATTTCCCTTACATACCCACCTTTTTAGCTTTTAGGGAGCTTCCCCTGATGCTGAGTTTACACCAAAGGGCGAAAAAGAAACCTGATGTTTACTTTATAGATGGACAAGGTGTAGCTCATCCAAGAGGATGCGGTATAGCTTCACACTTTGGTGTGATCACGCAGAGCGTAAGTGTTGGTGTTGCAAAGACTAAGCTTTTTGGATACTACAAGGAGCCATCTACAAAAAGGGGAAGTTGGTCTTACCTGACATACAGAGGGAACATTTTGGGTGCGGTCCTCAGGACAAGGGATGATACAGAACCCATCTATGTGTCTGTAGGACACAGGATAAGCCTAAAGACCGCTATTGAGCTTGTGCTTAAAACCTCCATTTACCGAATACCAGAACCTACAAGACTCGCTCACAACCTCTTGCAAAAAGTCAGAAAAAAATTATCCTAA
- a CDS encoding arsenate reductase ArsC, with amino-acid sequence MKIAFICTGNSARSQMAEGYAKYFARLYRKQVEVYSAGSFPSSSVHPLAVKVMQEEGIDISSQYPKTIESIPYKELDMIITLCGGASENCPYVPGTVRYHWGLEDPAKEGTIEAFRKARDQIKQKVEDLIKSL; translated from the coding sequence ATGAAAATAGCCTTTATATGCACGGGTAATTCTGCCAGAAGTCAAATGGCAGAAGGATACGCTAAGTATTTTGCAAGACTCTACAGAAAGCAAGTAGAAGTTTATTCTGCCGGTTCCTTCCCTTCTTCAAGTGTCCACCCTTTAGCCGTTAAGGTAATGCAGGAGGAAGGTATAGACATCTCTTCCCAATACCCAAAAACCATAGAATCCATACCTTACAAAGAGCTTGACATGATCATAACCCTTTGTGGAGGTGCATCAGAGAACTGTCCTTATGTACCGGGAACCGTGAGGTATCATTGGGGTCTTGAGGACCCTGCAAAAGAAGGAACCATTGAAGCTTTCAGAAAGGCAAGAGATCAGATAAAGCAAAAAGTGGAAGACCTTATCAAAAGCCTATAA
- a CDS encoding NAD(P)H-dependent glycerol-3-phosphate dehydrogenase translates to MKVSVLGGGRWGTALATHLGRLGHEVLVYERNEDVVKKINEGRHPYIQDITLSNVSATQNLKDAESHSDYLVIALPVQAIREVIKHIDLSKKVVISASKGLEVGTYKRVSQIVKEIHSSAVVFSLSGPSFASEVSKGLPTALVLAGEELEELRRVRDIFFSENFRVYLSTDIIGVELGGALKNVIAIACGISDGLGYGENARASLITRGLAEMVRIGISLGAKRETFYGLSGMGDLFLTASSSQSRNRTFGFLLSKGLKPEDAFREIGQVVEGAHTVKAVKKLSGELDIYTPICLAVYQVVVEGQDLYKIVRSLLLRPPKEEFENL, encoded by the coding sequence ATGAAAGTCTCTGTGCTTGGCGGTGGTAGGTGGGGCACTGCACTTGCTACGCATTTAGGAAGGTTAGGCCACGAAGTTTTAGTTTACGAAAGAAATGAGGATGTAGTAAAAAAGATCAACGAAGGCAGGCATCCTTACATACAGGATATAACACTCAGCAATGTATCAGCTACGCAGAATTTAAAAGATGCGGAAAGCCATTCAGATTACTTGGTAATAGCTCTTCCTGTGCAGGCAATTAGAGAAGTCATCAAGCACATAGACCTTTCAAAAAAGGTGGTTATATCCGCATCAAAGGGCTTAGAGGTAGGCACTTACAAAAGGGTGTCCCAAATAGTTAAAGAGATTCACAGTTCTGCTGTGGTATTTTCTCTTTCTGGACCTTCCTTTGCGTCAGAAGTGTCAAAGGGCCTGCCTACCGCTTTGGTGCTGGCAGGTGAGGAGTTAGAGGAGCTAAGAAGGGTAAGAGACATATTCTTTTCTGAAAACTTTAGAGTTTATCTCTCTACAGACATTATAGGTGTGGAGCTTGGTGGAGCGTTAAAAAACGTAATTGCCATAGCGTGCGGTATATCTGATGGACTAGGCTATGGTGAAAACGCAAGGGCAAGTCTTATAACAAGAGGTCTTGCGGAGATGGTAAGAATAGGCATAAGCTTAGGGGCAAAAAGGGAGACTTTTTATGGGCTTTCTGGTATGGGGGATCTCTTTCTCACTGCAAGTTCAAGCCAATCAAGGAACAGAACTTTTGGTTTTTTGCTAAGTAAAGGATTAAAACCAGAAGATGCCTTCAGAGAGATAGGACAGGTGGTAGAAGGTGCGCATACTGTAAAAGCGGTAAAAAAACTTTCAGGAGAACTAGATATATACACTCCCATATGCTTGGCGGTTTATCAGGTAGTGGTTGAAGGTCAGGACCTTTATAAGATAGTAAGATCCCTCCTTTTGAGGCCTCCAAAAGAAGAGTTTGAAAACCTTTAG
- the dapF gene encoding diaminopimelate epimerase — translation MRFVKLHGSGNDFVVFDNRQGEVYDFVKSLNLSLKEFVVKVCAFHTGVGADGLILIENPENYENHFKWQFFNSDGSVASMCGNGSRCAVRFAYEEGIVDKQVRFETLAGVIHAEVLDEGKRVKVLLTKPNGLKDVSLRVRGTSVEGSFINTGVPHFVMLVDNLESFDVISYGREIRFHQVFEPGGTNVDFIKVNSEDSISIRTYERGVENETLACGTGAVASAIVAYKRGLVKRKPVEVRTKGGDILRIDFDDDLSRVFLEGSVYKVFDGFLHKEAFYY, via the coding sequence ATGAGGTTTGTTAAGCTTCATGGTTCTGGAAACGACTTTGTTGTGTTTGATAACAGACAAGGTGAGGTGTACGATTTTGTGAAAAGCCTAAACTTAAGTTTAAAGGAATTTGTTGTCAAGGTTTGTGCTTTTCATACGGGTGTAGGTGCGGACGGACTCATACTCATAGAAAATCCGGAAAACTATGAGAATCACTTCAAATGGCAGTTTTTCAATTCTGACGGTTCTGTGGCAAGTATGTGTGGTAATGGCTCAAGGTGTGCGGTGCGTTTTGCTTACGAAGAAGGCATAGTGGATAAGCAAGTAAGATTTGAAACCTTAGCGGGGGTTATTCATGCAGAGGTTTTGGACGAGGGCAAAAGGGTAAAGGTGCTATTAACAAAGCCTAACGGTTTAAAAGATGTGAGCCTTAGAGTAAGGGGTACAAGTGTGGAAGGAAGTTTTATAAATACGGGCGTGCCACATTTTGTCATGCTGGTTGACAACCTTGAGAGCTTTGATGTGATATCTTACGGAAGGGAGATAAGATTTCATCAGGTTTTTGAGCCAGGCGGAACTAATGTGGACTTTATAAAGGTAAACTCAGAAGACAGCATAAGCATAAGAACCTATGAAAGAGGTGTAGAGAATGAAACCTTAGCCTGCGGAACCGGTGCAGTAGCCTCAGCCATAGTAGCCTACAAAAGGGGACTTGTTAAGAGAAAACCTGTAGAGGTAAGAACAAAAGGAGGAGATATCCTAAGGATAGACTTTGACGATGACCTAAGCAGAGTGTTTTTAGAAGGTAGCGTATATAAGGTGTTTGACGGATTTTTGCACAAAGAAGCCTTTTACTATTAA